A genomic segment from Vibrio panuliri encodes:
- the pcp gene encoding pyroglutamyl-peptidase I — protein MKKILITGFEPFDGASINPALEAVNKLSQTKLDGGEIVVCEVPVTRFESIDKVVAAIEMHQPDYVITVGQAAGRAGITPERVAINVDDFRIADNGGNQPIDQPVAVDGPDAYFSTLPIKAITRTLQEQGIPCQVSNTAGTFVCNHLFYGVQHYLRDKNIGHGFVHIPLLPEQDTTGNQPTMSLDVIVEGLRLVAQATINHEQDVVITAGQIC, from the coding sequence ATGAAAAAAATACTAATAACAGGGTTTGAACCCTTTGATGGCGCATCGATCAACCCTGCGCTGGAAGCGGTGAACAAGTTGTCCCAAACAAAGCTTGATGGTGGCGAAATTGTGGTTTGCGAAGTGCCAGTCACTCGCTTTGAATCCATCGATAAAGTGGTGGCAGCTATTGAAATGCATCAGCCAGATTATGTTATTACTGTTGGTCAAGCAGCAGGGCGGGCTGGGATTACGCCAGAGCGAGTTGCTATCAATGTGGATGATTTTCGCATTGCTGACAATGGCGGGAATCAACCTATAGATCAACCCGTCGCCGTTGATGGCCCAGATGCGTATTTCTCCACGTTACCGATTAAAGCAATCACTCGCACATTACAAGAACAGGGCATCCCATGCCAGGTATCGAATACAGCGGGGACCTTTGTTTGTAACCACTTGTTCTATGGTGTGCAGCACTATTTAAGAGACAAAAATATCGGTCATGGTTTCGTGCATATCCCTCTATTACCAGAACAAGATACAACGGGAAACCAACCAACGATGTCACTTGATGTAATTGTTGAAGGACTTCGTTTAGTTGCACAAGCGACCATCAATCATGAGCAAGATGTTGTAATTACCGCAGGTCAAATTTGCTAA
- a CDS encoding AzlD domain-containing protein, protein MIMLSIVAMAALVFFSRYVFLEPKLPLRLAPQIQSMLSYSGPAVLTAILAPIVFAPEGELWLAPTNPYLLAALLAGLIIYKTGNVLLTTILSMAVFLVLNNLVF, encoded by the coding sequence ATGATTATGTTATCGATTGTGGCAATGGCTGCGTTGGTGTTTTTTAGCCGTTATGTGTTCCTTGAGCCTAAACTACCACTGCGACTCGCGCCCCAAATTCAGAGCATGCTCAGTTACTCAGGACCTGCGGTTTTAACCGCAATTCTTGCGCCGATCGTCTTTGCTCCTGAGGGAGAACTTTGGCTGGCGCCCACCAACCCTTATTTGCTTGCTGCATTGCTGGCAGGCCTGATTATCTATAAAACAGGCAACGTTTTGCTAACTACAATCCTTAGCATGGCCGTTTTTCTGGTACTGAATAATCTGGTTTTCTAG
- a CDS encoding porin has translation MKMTTLAMAVATTFLASTSAFAAQVYSGDGTTLSVGGYVDVGVGERGAIYSDPNFEVHQISPRLNVEGKKEIGNGVTVDAKGEWAINYLDGGNTSFTTRLGYMGVSHDQAGRLVVGTQWAPYYDVAGVADKPIAFANDFLYGTNFNQLGSARAEKMVSYRNTLRVSEDVAFNIGLGWQGETSDEKITPSSGNGLVTYTRSSADYDDRAQIAISTEFAGFGLGYVYNGGDVDNEKARSHVFAGKYGTYGNGLYIALVYGDNENFYNGLEESKQYEAVGAFGLDNGLNIILNYEAVEDDKNDKTQFSQSAIQLEYTVASGLVAFAGYQFDLGNDINKNEDDQYSVGARYFF, from the coding sequence ATGAAAATGACAACTCTAGCCATGGCAGTGGCGACTACTTTTCTGGCTTCAACCAGTGCATTTGCTGCACAAGTATACAGTGGTGATGGCACAACATTATCGGTTGGCGGTTATGTTGATGTTGGTGTGGGGGAGCGAGGTGCGATTTACTCCGATCCTAACTTTGAAGTTCACCAAATCTCACCTCGACTAAACGTCGAAGGTAAGAAAGAGATTGGCAACGGCGTGACTGTTGATGCAAAAGGTGAGTGGGCGATTAACTATCTAGATGGCGGCAATACATCCTTTACTACGCGTTTGGGCTACATGGGTGTATCACACGACCAAGCTGGTAGATTAGTCGTAGGTACTCAGTGGGCACCATACTATGATGTTGCGGGTGTGGCTGATAAACCAATCGCGTTTGCCAATGACTTCCTCTATGGTACCAATTTTAATCAACTAGGTTCAGCTCGTGCCGAGAAAATGGTTAGCTACCGAAATACACTAAGGGTGTCTGAAGATGTGGCATTTAATATTGGTTTAGGTTGGCAAGGTGAGACCAGCGATGAAAAGATAACCCCAAGTTCGGGTAATGGCCTTGTCACCTACACGAGAAGTAGCGCGGATTATGATGATCGAGCCCAGATAGCGATTAGCACTGAGTTTGCTGGGTTCGGCCTTGGTTATGTATACAACGGTGGCGATGTCGACAATGAAAAAGCTCGTTCTCACGTGTTTGCTGGTAAGTACGGTACATATGGAAATGGCCTGTATATCGCCTTAGTTTATGGAGACAATGAGAACTTCTATAATGGCTTAGAAGAGAGCAAACAGTATGAAGCTGTAGGGGCATTTGGCTTAGATAACGGCTTAAATATTATCCTTAACTATGAAGCTGTAGAGGACGATAAGAACGATAAAACACAATTTAGTCAAAGTGCGATTCAGCTAGAGTATACCGTCGCTTCTGGTTTAGTCGCCTTTGCGGGTTACCAGTTCGACCTAGGTAATGACATCAATAAAAACGAAGATGATCAGTACTCGGTGGGTGCTCGTTACTTCTTCTAA
- a CDS encoding AraC family transcriptional regulator, which translates to MGQERFKEGAIFQTANELGGLEFLTAKYKTHNFSRHSHEGFTIGVIEKGAQRFFRNGGDHVAPQDSIILVNADQVHNGQSATEDGWEYKAMYPLPEQFASLTQGISNEPTIPYFPEPVVYDPEMAQQLRLVFNTLENSSNRLLRETLVYGTLVKLMARHGKKRREYEPNSRSKKQLLVAKEFLDDFPQADVSLEELAKLANLSPYHFARAFQKEFGFPPHAYQVQSRLRYALRLMKQGRTLSDVAQESGFHDQSHLHRHFKRAMGVTPKQYVKSLTNKEQFYPISSS; encoded by the coding sequence ATGGGACAAGAGAGATTTAAGGAGGGGGCAATATTTCAAACAGCCAACGAGCTGGGTGGTTTAGAGTTTTTGACTGCCAAATATAAAACCCACAACTTCTCACGTCATAGCCATGAAGGTTTTACTATCGGTGTGATTGAGAAAGGTGCACAGCGCTTTTTCCGTAACGGTGGCGATCATGTTGCTCCTCAAGACAGCATCATTTTAGTTAATGCCGACCAAGTTCATAACGGGCAAAGTGCCACTGAGGATGGATGGGAATACAAAGCTATGTACCCGCTACCCGAGCAATTTGCCTCTCTGACACAAGGTATTAGCAACGAACCTACTATTCCTTATTTCCCAGAACCTGTGGTTTATGATCCTGAAATGGCGCAGCAACTAAGGTTGGTGTTCAATACCCTAGAAAACTCTTCCAACCGCTTATTACGAGAGACATTAGTTTACGGTACATTGGTGAAGTTAATGGCTCGCCATGGCAAGAAGCGACGTGAGTATGAGCCCAACTCACGCAGTAAAAAGCAGCTACTGGTGGCCAAGGAGTTTCTGGATGATTTTCCGCAAGCCGATGTCTCATTGGAAGAACTGGCGAAACTTGCCAACCTTAGCCCTTATCATTTTGCTCGCGCGTTTCAAAAGGAGTTTGGTTTCCCACCCCATGCCTATCAGGTGCAATCGCGGCTTCGTTATGCGCTTCGCTTGATGAAGCAAGGTCGAACGCTATCTGACGTCGCTCAAGAGTCTGGTTTTCACGATCAAAGTCATCTGCATCGTCATTTTAAACGAGCAATGGGCGTTACACCGAAGCAATACGTGAAATCACTGACAAATAAAGAGCAATTTTATCCAATTTCCTCTTCCTGA
- the coxB gene encoding cytochrome c oxidase subunit II: protein MTLEVFAVTWSTNSLAQESALNMTQGVTQISSEVYHLHMLIFYICCAIALVVFGAMFYSIYKHRKSKGAVAAHFHESTKVEIIWTVIPIIILIAMAIPATKTLVAMEDTSQSDLTVKITGSQWKWHYSYFEQDVEFFSLLATTQNQIDGIEAKGAHYLLEVDNPLVLPINRKIRFLLTSDDVIHSWWVPDFAVKKDTIPGFINEAWTKIDQPGVYRGQCAELCGRAHGFMPIVVHAMTEADYDTWLADKKAQLALAKQQAAAALSNELSLEELMQIGEKIYTERCSVCHQANGEGIPGAFPAIKGSAIATGAIDQHIDIIVNGQAGTAMQAFANQLTEQEIAAVITYQRNAFENNTGDVVQASDINAFTMQAQGNKEEL from the coding sequence CTGACATTGGAAGTTTTCGCCGTCACTTGGTCAACAAACAGTCTTGCGCAAGAGAGCGCACTTAACATGACTCAAGGGGTTACGCAGATTAGCTCAGAGGTATATCACCTCCATATGCTCATCTTTTATATCTGTTGTGCCATTGCGTTAGTCGTGTTTGGTGCGATGTTCTATTCCATTTACAAGCACCGTAAATCCAAGGGTGCGGTCGCCGCACATTTTCATGAGAGCACCAAAGTTGAGATTATCTGGACTGTCATCCCGATCATTATTCTGATTGCGATGGCGATTCCTGCAACCAAAACTTTGGTTGCCATGGAAGACACCTCTCAATCGGATCTCACCGTGAAGATCACTGGCTCGCAGTGGAAATGGCACTACAGCTACTTTGAGCAGGACGTGGAGTTTTTCAGTCTGCTTGCCACTACGCAAAATCAAATCGATGGCATCGAGGCCAAAGGGGCGCATTACCTATTGGAAGTAGATAACCCACTAGTGCTGCCGATTAATCGCAAAATCCGTTTTCTGCTCACTTCTGACGATGTTATCCATTCCTGGTGGGTACCAGATTTTGCGGTTAAAAAAGACACCATCCCCGGATTTATTAACGAAGCATGGACAAAAATCGATCAGCCGGGTGTCTATCGCGGCCAATGTGCAGAACTGTGTGGGCGAGCACATGGCTTTATGCCAATCGTGGTTCACGCGATGACGGAAGCGGATTACGACACATGGTTAGCCGACAAAAAGGCGCAACTAGCTTTGGCGAAACAGCAAGCCGCCGCCGCTCTGAGCAATGAGCTTAGCTTGGAAGAGTTAATGCAAATAGGCGAAAAGATTTACACCGAGCGATGTTCCGTTTGCCACCAAGCTAATGGTGAAGGGATTCCCGGCGCTTTCCCTGCAATTAAAGGTAGTGCCATCGCGACCGGAGCGATTGATCAGCACATCGATATTATCGTCAATGGTCAAGCAGGGACGGCAATGCAGGCTTTTGCCAACCAGTTAACCGAGCAAGAGATAGCCGCCGTGATTACCTACCAACGCAACGCTTTTGAGAATAACACCGGTGATGTCGTTCAGGCATCTGATATCAACGCCTTTACCATGCAGGCGCAAGGTAACAAGGAGGAACTATGA
- a CDS encoding AzlC family ABC transporter permease, which produces MNTDVQIMPNRYTLFMQGSIAMVPLSIAVIPWGLLAGSYAIESGLSPLESQALSAILFAGSAQLVATGMIKAGVGLTTLLLTTLFITSRHFLYSVSMRDRIGPLPLRWRLALGYLLTDELFAICGNQSKQRFEPWYALGAGLSFYICWNIATFVGIVAGSYIPALNELGLEFAVAATFIALVIPNIKDSPTLMAVTVALVLSVTFNLMKVEGALMIASLGGMLAGYLVDTILRKKQ; this is translated from the coding sequence ATGAACACAGATGTCCAAATAATGCCAAATCGATACACACTGTTTATGCAAGGAAGCATAGCCATGGTTCCGCTCAGTATTGCTGTTATACCTTGGGGGTTGTTAGCCGGTTCCTATGCCATTGAATCGGGTTTAAGCCCTCTTGAGAGCCAAGCACTCTCCGCTATTTTGTTTGCGGGCTCGGCGCAGTTAGTGGCGACAGGGATGATCAAGGCGGGCGTAGGGCTCACGACCTTGCTACTCACCACGCTATTTATTACCTCGCGCCACTTTTTATATAGTGTCTCGATGCGTGACCGAATAGGCCCGTTGCCACTGCGTTGGAGACTCGCATTAGGCTATCTACTAACGGACGAATTGTTTGCTATTTGTGGAAACCAATCCAAACAGAGATTTGAACCTTGGTATGCGCTAGGTGCAGGGTTGAGTTTTTACATCTGCTGGAACATCGCGACATTTGTTGGCATTGTCGCGGGCAGTTACATCCCTGCTCTCAATGAACTCGGACTTGAGTTTGCCGTGGCAGCCACCTTTATCGCGTTGGTGATACCCAATATTAAAGATTCCCCGACCTTGATGGCAGTCACCGTCGCGTTGGTACTGTCTGTCACGTTTAATCTGATGAAAGTTGAGGGCGCGCTTATGATTGCGAGCTTAGGAGGCATGCTTGCAGGTTATCTCGTCGACACCATATTAAGGAAAAAACAATGA
- a CDS encoding fumarylacetoacetate hydrolase family protein, protein MHSILVEDKPTQPSKVLCVGRNYLDHIAELNNAVPEQMVVFNKPSTAITNQLFAFHQETLHYEGEICFVVNNGKLSAVGIGLDLTKRSLQSKLKQQGLPWERAKAFDGSAVFSRFISLDNLNIDELEIELFINCVRVQRGGVKQMMYSPEVIINELKSYTTLCDGDVIMTGTPKGVGEVQQGDIFLGRLLHAGKTLIEIEWLAN, encoded by the coding sequence ATGCACTCTATTCTTGTTGAAGACAAACCGACTCAGCCTAGTAAGGTACTATGTGTTGGTCGTAATTATCTCGATCATATCGCAGAGCTAAACAATGCTGTGCCTGAGCAAATGGTGGTTTTCAATAAGCCTTCAACGGCTATCACCAATCAATTATTTGCGTTTCATCAAGAGACTCTGCACTACGAAGGTGAAATTTGCTTTGTCGTAAACAATGGCAAGTTGTCTGCAGTTGGCATCGGATTAGATCTTACTAAGCGCTCGTTGCAATCTAAGTTAAAGCAACAGGGATTGCCTTGGGAGCGAGCCAAAGCTTTTGATGGTTCAGCGGTTTTTAGCCGTTTTATTTCTCTTGATAATCTAAATATTGATGAGTTAGAGATTGAACTGTTTATTAACTGTGTGCGTGTACAACGTGGTGGTGTAAAACAAATGATGTATTCACCAGAGGTGATCATCAATGAGTTAAAAAGCTATACCACGCTTTGTGATGGTGATGTCATTATGACGGGTACGCCGAAAGGAGTTGGTGAAGTTCAGCAAGGTGATATCTTTTTAGGACGACTGCTCCATGCAGGCAAGACACTGATTGAGATTGAGTGGCTTGCCAATTAA
- a CDS encoding phospho-sugar mutase has protein sequence MNEKMTQWLAIDPDPKTRQELQTLIEQQQTTELEDRFRCRLEFGTAGLRGKVGAGPNRMNRLVIQQTATGLGQYLLHQFDDAKQRGVVIGYDGRPDSKQFAHDTAAVLTALGIKVYLTHDVAATPIVAFGVRHLNTVAAVVVTASHNPPEYNGFKVYWENGAQIIPPHDSGIAHHIDIAAQSPLELLSVEEAVALDRLIWLEDDYYQSYRDAMNANPLLKNHTKPDSIGIAYTAMHGVGARMAETLLADAGFNQVYSVKEQREPDGTFPTVNFPNPEEAGAMDMVVALAKQHHADIACANDPDADRFAVAVRKPNGEYQMLTGDQVGSLFGHYLLCQTEASNQLVGNTIVSSSLLSKIAKSHGASYYQTLTGFKWLTNVAMQKQTPQSQFLFAYEEALGYTVGNQVWDKDGLSALVAFAQLTAELKSQGKTIWDQLEHLYRQHGMYVNAQRSIALAPNTPAVGEKLRANPPTAIAGRTVECIDDLKALEKTFADGTTEKIDLPPSDVLIYHLSGGARVIVRPSGTEPKLKCYYEVVEPFAEQEAFQTAQDKAQLAMDMLIAEHQHMI, from the coding sequence ATGAATGAAAAAATGACTCAATGGTTAGCTATTGATCCTGACCCGAAAACTCGTCAAGAGTTGCAAACTCTGATCGAGCAACAACAAACAACGGAGTTAGAAGATCGCTTTCGCTGTCGGCTAGAGTTCGGTACAGCAGGCTTGCGCGGCAAAGTGGGCGCGGGTCCTAATCGTATGAATCGTCTCGTTATTCAGCAAACGGCAACCGGATTAGGTCAATATCTGTTACATCAATTTGACGATGCAAAGCAACGGGGCGTTGTGATTGGCTATGATGGTCGCCCAGATTCAAAGCAATTTGCTCATGACACGGCAGCGGTACTGACCGCTTTGGGCATCAAGGTTTATTTAACCCATGATGTTGCCGCCACTCCAATTGTCGCATTTGGCGTTAGACACCTAAACACCGTGGCAGCCGTTGTCGTCACTGCAAGCCATAACCCACCAGAGTACAATGGTTTCAAAGTCTATTGGGAAAATGGCGCTCAAATTATCCCACCACATGATTCTGGGATTGCGCACCATATCGATATTGCAGCACAGTCTCCACTCGAGTTGCTCTCTGTCGAAGAAGCCGTGGCACTTGATCGCCTCATTTGGTTAGAAGATGATTATTATCAATCATATAGAGACGCAATGAATGCTAATCCTCTATTAAAAAACCACACTAAACCAGACAGTATTGGTATTGCTTACACCGCCATGCATGGCGTTGGGGCTCGTATGGCAGAAACTTTACTCGCGGACGCCGGCTTCAATCAGGTTTACAGTGTAAAAGAGCAACGTGAACCTGATGGTACTTTCCCAACCGTGAACTTCCCTAACCCTGAAGAAGCAGGGGCGATGGATATGGTGGTAGCACTAGCCAAACAGCACCATGCTGATATTGCTTGTGCCAATGACCCTGACGCAGACCGCTTTGCTGTCGCGGTAAGAAAACCCAACGGTGAGTATCAAATGCTCACAGGGGATCAAGTAGGATCATTGTTTGGTCATTACTTACTTTGCCAAACCGAGGCAAGCAATCAGTTAGTGGGCAACACGATTGTCTCTTCAAGCCTGTTGAGTAAAATTGCCAAATCTCACGGAGCGAGTTACTACCAAACCCTTACTGGCTTTAAATGGCTAACCAACGTCGCAATGCAAAAGCAGACGCCACAAAGCCAGTTTTTATTCGCTTATGAAGAAGCTCTCGGCTATACCGTGGGCAATCAAGTATGGGACAAAGATGGTTTATCGGCACTCGTCGCTTTTGCTCAATTGACGGCCGAACTCAAAAGCCAAGGTAAGACCATTTGGGATCAACTCGAACATCTCTATCGTCAGCATGGTATGTATGTCAATGCTCAGCGTAGTATTGCCCTAGCACCTAACACGCCTGCAGTAGGAGAAAAACTTCGAGCGAACCCGCCAACTGCAATCGCAGGTCGAACCGTTGAATGTATTGATGATCTTAAAGCCTTAGAAAAGACCTTTGCTGATGGTACAACTGAAAAGATCGACCTTCCTCCAAGCGATGTGCTTATCTATCACCTCTCTGGCGGTGCTCGAGTGATTGTTCGCCCTTCAGGCACTGAACCTAAACTTAAGTGTTACTACGAAGTGGTTGAGCCATTTGCCGAACAGGAAGCGTTCCAAACAGCACAAGATAAAGCGCAGCTGGCAATGGATATGCTGATTGCTGAGCATCAACATATGATTTGA
- a CDS encoding patatin-like phospholipase family protein gives MTNKALVVEGGAMRGIFASGVLDAFLEQNYKPYNFVIGVSAGASNLLGYLSNAPHRSYQVITELATDKRFFNRTRFARGGDLVDVKWLIEESNQRFPLDEDALYQIPMYAAVTNIETGNADYFQLKPCNLENVLEATTALPIAYRTTPCFSGGCYTDGGVADSIPVKEAYRRGARDITVVLSQPLNYQMRPTRAPWLMKRLLSRYPTVAESMLVRADNYNQSLDFIRHPPQDATIRVIAPPDEFAVKRLTMNKAVLEQGYQMGVEAGKQHIASRQGNHGLDDQNCHFCL, from the coding sequence ATGACAAACAAAGCGTTAGTGGTAGAAGGCGGAGCCATGCGTGGCATCTTTGCCAGCGGTGTATTAGATGCCTTTCTTGAGCAAAACTATAAGCCCTATAATTTTGTCATTGGTGTTTCTGCTGGAGCGTCTAACTTACTTGGCTATCTCTCAAACGCGCCACATCGCAGCTATCAGGTCATCACCGAACTTGCAACAGACAAGCGTTTCTTTAACCGTACACGCTTCGCTCGTGGTGGTGATCTGGTTGATGTTAAGTGGCTGATTGAAGAATCCAATCAGCGCTTTCCTCTTGATGAAGACGCACTCTATCAAATTCCTATGTATGCAGCGGTAACCAATATCGAGACCGGCAATGCAGACTACTTTCAGCTAAAGCCATGCAATTTAGAGAACGTACTTGAGGCAACCACCGCCTTGCCCATTGCCTACCGCACCACACCATGTTTTTCCGGAGGTTGCTACACCGATGGTGGTGTTGCTGATTCTATTCCAGTCAAAGAAGCCTATCGAAGAGGGGCGCGAGATATTACGGTTGTGCTGTCTCAACCTTTAAATTACCAAATGCGTCCTACTCGTGCGCCATGGCTAATGAAGCGTTTGTTGTCACGTTATCCAACGGTTGCTGAGTCCATGTTGGTAAGGGCAGATAATTACAACCAGTCACTCGACTTTATACGTCATCCCCCTCAAGATGCTACGATACGAGTGATTGCGCCGCCTGATGAGTTTGCCGTTAAGCGTTTGACCATGAACAAGGCGGTGTTGGAGCAGGGTTACCAAATGGGTGTAGAAGCCGGTAAGCAACATATTGCGAGCCGCCAAGGAAACCATGGTTTAGACGATCAAAATTGCCATTTTTGTTTATAA
- a CDS encoding LysE family translocator: protein MIDISILPLYLTAVVALLLLPGPDMLLIASSSMSYGRRVGVFASLGNATSGIILTFLAALGVSALIAMSPLALKALHLLGGAYLLKMGWDCVRSQAADAPELDKQNKMATTFYQRALITNLLNPKALVFFVMFLPQFVSSNIEASSGEQMLALGLLLNVLGLLFNLVLVALVGTLGKGLLENAKFRNYQHKFMGAIFLILAIWMLSSFFSA from the coding sequence ATGATCGATATCTCTATTCTGCCGTTGTATCTCACGGCAGTGGTGGCGCTATTGCTGCTACCAGGCCCTGATATGTTGCTGATCGCGAGCTCTAGTATGAGCTACGGGCGCCGTGTTGGCGTTTTTGCAAGTTTAGGTAATGCAACATCGGGCATCATTTTGACTTTCTTAGCAGCGCTCGGTGTCTCAGCATTGATCGCTATGAGTCCTTTAGCTCTGAAAGCACTGCACCTTTTAGGTGGTGCATATTTGCTTAAAATGGGTTGGGATTGTGTGCGCTCTCAAGCGGCAGACGCTCCTGAACTGGATAAGCAGAACAAGATGGCGACAACCTTCTATCAGCGAGCGTTGATCACCAACTTACTAAACCCTAAAGCGCTGGTCTTTTTTGTGATGTTTTTGCCTCAGTTTGTCTCAAGTAATATTGAAGCAAGCTCAGGAGAGCAAATGCTAGCCTTAGGTTTACTGCTTAACGTTCTTGGTTTGTTGTTCAACCTAGTATTGGTTGCGCTAGTGGGTACTTTAGGCAAAGGCTTACTAGAGAATGCTAAGTTTAGAAACTACCAGCATAAGTTTATGGGTGCGATTTTCCTAATCTTAGCGATTTGGATGCTAAGCTCTTTCTTCAGTGCTTAG
- a CDS encoding type II secretion system protein, with amino-acid sequence MNQNHSRNLHNRKLKFPKRAHGFTLIELMVVVVILGVLAVSATSAYLNYRKEAKIASLMGAKDAFATANTLVFAKALLQGEEDEVATIRNIDLDNDGHNDVIGFYGLIRYVVSAEELAGFDVLKFSISMPYRPGDPADKPYFLLGFATGDEDGDGNGSGPNALDKCHYEVFYPRESSGNVEYKLISDKC; translated from the coding sequence ATGAATCAAAATCACTCTCGTAATTTACACAACCGCAAACTTAAATTTCCCAAAAGGGCGCATGGTTTTACCCTCATCGAACTTATGGTGGTGGTGGTTATTTTGGGCGTACTCGCCGTGTCTGCCACAAGTGCCTATCTAAACTATCGTAAGGAAGCGAAAATCGCATCACTGATGGGAGCAAAAGACGCTTTTGCTACCGCTAATACCCTGGTCTTTGCCAAAGCCTTGTTACAAGGTGAAGAAGACGAGGTTGCTACGATACGAAACATTGACCTCGATAATGATGGGCACAACGATGTGATTGGTTTCTATGGCTTAATTCGTTATGTGGTCAGCGCCGAAGAACTCGCTGGTTTTGACGTGCTGAAATTTTCTATCAGTATGCCATATCGACCAGGAGACCCCGCCGATAAACCTTATTTTCTTCTTGGGTTTGCCACTGGTGACGAAGACGGTGATGGCAATGGTAGTGGCCCAAATGCATTAGATAAGTGTCACTATGAAGTTTTCTATCCGCGAGAGTCGTCGGGTAACGTCGAGTACAAGTTAATCAGCGATAAATGTTAG
- a CDS encoding DsbA family protein: MTKAKLYYVHDPMCSWCWGYQPTWTQIEQSLEEEFSSSLEVHYLVGGLAPDSDEPMTQAMQQQISSYWRKISDYLGTEFNYDFWQNNTPRRSTYPACRAVLAARAQGAEKAMISAIQNAYYLRALNPSDILVLQQLAAELQLDTKQFQDDLQSEQLNQRLLQEIDFARSIGGNSFPSLFLQRDKDVVELPIDYQDKHKTVQQIRAVLTAYPSSQ; this comes from the coding sequence ATGACGAAAGCGAAGCTTTATTATGTTCATGACCCAATGTGTTCTTGGTGCTGGGGGTATCAGCCAACATGGACACAGATCGAGCAAAGTTTGGAAGAGGAGTTTTCTTCCTCATTAGAGGTGCATTACTTAGTGGGTGGCTTGGCACCCGATAGTGATGAGCCTATGACGCAAGCTATGCAGCAGCAAATTTCGTCATATTGGCGCAAGATATCAGACTATCTGGGAACCGAGTTTAACTACGATTTCTGGCAAAATAACACTCCGAGACGCTCAACCTATCCCGCTTGTCGTGCGGTTCTTGCGGCACGAGCGCAAGGCGCTGAGAAAGCGATGATCAGTGCGATTCAAAACGCTTACTATTTAAGAGCGCTCAATCCCAGCGATATCCTGGTTTTGCAGCAACTTGCCGCTGAACTTCAATTAGATACTAAACAGTTTCAGGACGACTTACAGAGTGAACAGCTCAATCAGCGATTATTACAAGAAATCGATTTTGCTCGTTCAATTGGTGGAAATAGTTTTCCATCGCTGTTTTTGCAGCGTGATAAGGACGTTGTTGAGTTACCGATAGATTACCAAGACAAGCACAAAACAGTGCAGCAAATTCGAGCTGTGTTAACCGCTTACCCTAGTTCTCAATAG
- a CDS encoding GNAT family N-acetyltransferase encodes MEIKELQSVFGYEIDLRDLLIDSVAHNASIGFVLPIENSEADDYWLGVEADLREGGRKLYVAFDQEQLVGAVQLSLCSKSNGTHRGEVEKLIVKTSHRGQGIAKQLMSLIESESPLLGVSLLVLDTRKGDIASFLYRNLGYQEVGEIPLFARNPNGELESTIYFYKQLALS; translated from the coding sequence GTGGAAATAAAGGAATTGCAGAGCGTTTTTGGCTACGAAATTGACTTGAGGGACTTGTTGATTGATAGCGTAGCGCACAACGCTTCAATTGGGTTTGTTTTACCAATTGAGAATTCCGAAGCAGATGATTATTGGCTGGGAGTTGAGGCAGATTTGCGCGAAGGCGGTCGAAAGTTATACGTTGCATTTGATCAGGAGCAATTGGTAGGAGCGGTGCAACTTAGCCTGTGCTCAAAATCAAATGGCACTCACCGTGGAGAAGTTGAAAAACTGATTGTAAAAACCAGTCATCGTGGACAAGGGATCGCCAAGCAATTGATGTCCCTTATTGAGTCAGAATCTCCGTTGTTAGGTGTATCGCTGCTGGTACTTGATACTCGCAAAGGAGACATTGCCTCGTTCCTCTACCGTAATCTTGGTTATCAAGAAGTCGGAGAAATCCCTCTGTTTGCTCGTAATCCAAATGGCGAGCTAGAGTCTACAATCTATTTCTACAAGCAGTTAGCGCTCAGTTAG